In Zingiber officinale cultivar Zhangliang chromosome 1A, Zo_v1.1, whole genome shotgun sequence, the DNA window gaagaaactcttaaccttgattcactctttttgatgtgtgtcaaaaagggggagaaatgtctagagaatgttcaaggaaaaacattggagtttggggagaatgttcaaggaagaacattgattggagaactattagaaaacctaagttaggttatcgggttaacctaacttgattatggtttttatcaaacatcaaaaagggggagattgttggtgcaaccttaggtcaagattgacctggttgacccgactcgagttgacctgactcgaggtatattttgatgtttgacaaaaatagagaagttatattttgatgtttgacaagaataggaacttaggGGATTGTGgatgcaacctttggtcaaggttgacctggttgacccgacttgtgttgacctgattcgggaaaagtacaagtatggagacttggcacggaaaagtccaagtatggagacttggcacggaaaagtccaagcagggagcttggcacagggaaaagtccaagtatggagacttggcacggaaaagtccaaacagggagcttggcacgggaaaagtccaagtatggagacttggcacggaaaagtccaagcagggagcttggcacgggagaagtccaagtatggaagcttggcatgggaagtcggagagggctcggcagctcgttctccggactaggtcagagagggctcgggagctcgttctctggaccaaacgaagtcggagagggctcggcagctcgttctccggactaggtcagagagggctcggtagctcgttctctggaccggatgaagtcggagagggctcggtggctcgttctccggactaggtcagagagggctcggtagctcgtttccggaccggatgaagtcggagagggctcggtagctcgttctcctgactaggtcgagagggctcagtagctcgttctccggaccggatgaagtcggagagggctcagatCGCTCtccgactaggtcgagagggctcgtagccTGCCTCGGACCGGATAAAGTTGGAGAGGCTCGTAGCTcgctctcctgactaggtcgagagggctcgagtcgctcgttctcggaccggatgtggaagtcggagagggctcggtgagctcgcctccggactaggtcgagagggctcagaGCTCGCTCTTTGGACCGACATGGAAGtcgagagagctcggtagctcgttttccgcactaggtcgagagggggagctcgttctctagaccgtgaaggctttaggatttagggcCGAAGtttaaggcattggatcggtccgtgaccgatccggatatcggggttatctcgatcggtccacggatcgatcgaaaACGATCGTAGTTATcgatcgttgcctgatcggtttgtggaccgatcaggcttcaaagccaaccctcacagagatggctgaccggtctggggaccgatcagcctagggcctgatcggtccacagaccgatcagatggctcccagaccgatcagggtggagcctgatcggtccaagcctagacgttgcgacacaacggctagatttctgtgttgctctttgtcttcttcacaggtgcagcaggtgcgggatatatatcgaggtcgagggcctctataggaacagttcttgctcttcctccttactgcgatttgagctttgctgagctcctctttgctgaaacttcgtgtgagcttccctcgactggttgatcagctgctgttggcatcatccgtgaagttgttgcttcatcaacggactccagtcgacgagaagaaggcaagcaaacttggtagagtgtatttacattcatattatccattgtttcttgctttctttcttgtactcctttattgctgttgcaaaagagattgtggcgaggtttctccacccagaaggagttcatattagccggttatccgaggtctcatccaccgacggattgataggcttcgtccaccttacggacacgccgaggagtaggagtatcatctccgaacctcgttacatcatcgtgtttgaagtttgatcttctccactttcatttctacattgtatttccgctgcgctaacctaaattgtaggaagaaacgataatttgaggtcggctatttacaccccccctctctagccgcgtccgaaggtcctaacattaataacctaggtgatttggatcgaacgtgttaagttccgcaggagatccaagtctaaaccttaaagaataaataaattaaacttaggatcaaacgtgttaagttccgcaggcgatccgaatttaatttaaaagaacatatggtagctaggaaaaggttcagacctttgtacaaaatttttgtacagtggaaccattaggctttccgagtagcaaccaacagtaggtACTTGTTAGTGCAGGGTGcatcagaatcaaacctgagttttgatattgtgttcaagttaagtcttattgtgattTGATGAATTGACTAAATGTGTAGGTTGTTTATTCAACTAGGAAAGACCTAGTCGCGGTTAGGTAGGAAAGttttagcagatcatggaagtcAGGCAGGAATGTCTAGGTGGGTCGAGGACCTAACACTTAGTAGATGGagtcgataggtttggaggacttgaTATCAAGATGAAACCTTGGTGAGCCGATCTGATGCTGAGCCTAAGTCCAAACAGGCCTGGAGGATCCGatatttggcaggtaggttgaggtaagcaactaaaGTGGAGCGACGGGGAGGTCGTGTCCCGGAAAGggacaaaccctaggtcgctgatctaactgaagaatctgggaggtttctaagttgagatcaaaacagattttactatctattcttaCTCATGCATCATATCTCTGCGCTAACTTTGTATTGCAGAGATATTTTTTATATACTATGCAACTAACCCTGTTTTGCAGATTCCGAAGGATCAGTGACCAAATAGGAAGGTTTAGTCGACAGAATGTAGTTGATGTGGCAGGGTTCAGATATCGCAGAGCCAAGATGGCATTTGGGTGGATCGGTTGATTGAAtctagggattggtcgaccgaacttaTTTTGGTATATGCAGTGGTAAATTCAGATCGTAGTGAAGAAGGAACTTTCAGGTATTGGTCGACAGATAAAAAATGATCAGCCGACCAAACAATAAATGTAATTAATGACACGAGGATAGGATCTCGACAAATAAGTAAAGGCGCacattcagtcgaccgataaggAGATCAGTCAACCAAACTAATCAGTTGATCAAATAGTTTTTCAGTCGACTGAACGTGGCTTATAAAAGAATAGCTCGAGGTCCGAGCCAGAACAACTTTCACTGATCCACTCTTTGCTCATCATTTGTGTTACTGCTGCTCAACTACAATTCAACTTCGTGTGTAAGCTACGACACTGAAAATTCTCCAATGATCTAcatcttctattttttttgtcgatatatttatattttagctTGCATCATCGTTATTATAAGAAGATAATAGTGTGTTACTATTGTTCTTTCTCATTGTATAAATTACCTCTTTTCCAAATATTTcgaaaaaagaaattttagtggattacccaacggcacgatcaaggatcacgggtctTAGAGTAGAAGTCGACACAAGCTCATACCAATTGTGCCAACCCGTGGGGGatgtattatttatatttatttttgctaaacGTTATATGTTGACCCCGAGCACCCCACACAGCCAACCCCACAAACCATACGTAGAGAGGTAAATCAGGAAACCGAGCAGACTACCACATGCGAGGATATTTCCACAGCTTCGTTGGGGAATCAACCCTTGCCCATTTCTACAAATCTACTATGTGATGGCTAGCTTAGTTATGCCTTAGGGGTTGTATTATTTGGCAAAAAGTCATACGTTGATCTCGGACGTCTCACACGATCGCCCTCACAACCTTATAAAGAGGTAAATTAAGAAACTAAGTGGACTATCATATGAAAGGATATTTCTTTCAACTTTATTTAGAATCGACCATTACTTGATTTGACAATTCTATCCATGGTGATCAACTCAATCAAACCCTGTAACGACACTTGTGATGATCTCATAATTTTACTTGATTAAACAGACCAAATTGATAAATATTCCAATTTCTTCtatcaattaaataattaaaaatattaattttatattcacttaaaagaaaattaattttaaaccatCCATTCACAAAATTTACTAATTCCCAACCCTTACACTTGAATAAGATTTAAAacatttcaaaaagaaagtcatCTAAAATATGAGCTTTGTTAGAAATAATGAGAATATTCTTAGATGTTTAaactattattaaaattttataaatattttgaaatgaataaaTGAGAGGAAtgaatttatttattcttttactaATTTTCTTGCACTATTATACTTTATTGACTTTGATAATTGCAAGCTTTCAAACAATTGAAAACTCAAAAGAAAATCAATGCTAACATGCATCGTATCACTCCaatttaaaactaataaggaaaacaaaaatcaatGAATCAATTTGATGGAAGTATCTAAGCTATGATCTTCGAAGCAAGCAGTCCGAAATAATCAGATCGTGTTTCTTTCCACCACGTAAGGCGACCCCGAGTTGAAATAGGCATGCCGAATACTGAAGAGCAGTGTGCTGAGCAGTATAGTAATCCTGGAGACCAAAGCGCTCAAAGTGCGCCTCAATGTTAATCAAATGGCCTGGCACAGACATCTTGGAGAATTCTTCTTGCAATATTCCAAAGAATTCTTTCATGATTGGCCTGCAAACCTCCATCGATGATAGAGGAAGGTACTCTATCTGCAAACCAAAATTGCCAACTTTCACCGTCATTGAGAAAACGAGTTAAATAGCTAAAGTACAAGGAAACGAATTAATAATTATAACCAATATGATTTGCTAAAGTATAAGAAAACGAGTTTAATAGCTATCATCCGACTAATGAGTCTGACAGGCTACTGTTGGTAAGTTGTCATAAAATTGTCTGGAATATCACTTGGAAATTGTTTACAGACAGGCATTACAGAGCTAGGCCAATGGTTGAAAATAAGAGACAAGCATATTATGGAAGAGAGAAGTAAAACATGGCTATAGGCCTATAGCTGTAAGCTAAAAGTTGCTATTAACAAGCTCACAGATTTGGGATGAAAAAAATCTTTGGTCATTAATAATTATTGCACAAGTAAAGACAATAAAGTACTCACATCATGCAATAATACTGTTAAGAGCTGTAAGTCCGAACTTTGTTTTCCTCaacttttagaaaaaaaaaggtaTTGTTATAGAGTAAAAACAGAACTACAAGACATGAAAGAAAGCCTGATGGACTTTAACCGTATCAAACAAAAATACTATCACAAATCTGATGACAATGTTGGAAATTAATGTCGTGACCAATTTATCTAATGGGAACATGAATGGGCTATTTCTCGGGTGAATGAAAATTTTGTGTTGAAGACTATTTGAATGATCAAAGATTGGCCCCAGCTTGATTAAACAAGAGCATAAGCTCGTACATGAGTGCGGTCCATGGAGGCAAATGCATGAACGCTAATTCAATTATGCATAAATGTTAATTCTCATAGGACTAATGAACCCACAATAGATAGTTGGGGTTTCTTCTCCCATAAGAATTTAGATCAAAATTAACTGATGCCACAAATTCATCTCTGTAACTTACCTCCAAAACAATACCCCTGAAATTTTCAGGCGCTGATCGAAAACATTTACCCACCTTCAGCTGAAAGTCTCCTAGTCGATACTGGAAACCCTGCAACCAAGAgaggagaaaagaatgaaaaaaaattaacaaataaaGGGAAGAAAGAACTTGGTTTAGCAAACTAGATAACCATAGATTGTATGAGATCACAAAAATTTGGGCTTGATCAGAGTTTAGCCCATAAAATGTAATACCTAAAATGTACAATTTTCTGCAGCTCCATTCTTATTTTTCAGCTTTAGAGCAACACTATTGAGGAATAGTCATCATAATTCTTACCTAGGTTTCATTTCTGTTCCTAACTATGAACAATATCAGGTCCTAGCATTAGTTTTGCAGGCTTACATACATTGaaatattatagtttttgttttttttaggtTAATTGAACAAAAGGCTATCAAATTGTTGGCAGAGAACAAGCGTGACTGCGGATCTAGTAATGAGTTGGTCAAGTCACCCGAGTTTATTCAAGTCTCGAAATGGTTCCACAACTTAAAATGAACCTTCCAGCAAATAAACATTTCCTTATGAGTTCACTTTAACCAATCATAAGGACATATCACAGAAAGTTAACTTTCCAAAAAAAGAATACCCTTTGACTCTTCATCAActtaattttcttattttctttatgCTTCTGAAAACCTAGCAAATGTCTACCTGCTGAAACCCACAAATCTTGTTCTAATTCTAATCCAAAGTTGATTCTTGATAATGACTAGGCATAACACATTACAGAGGTAAAGTTTAACTACTGACTAATCTTAGACAACCAGAACAAAGGTACTCAATCCCTCAAATGATTGCTTTACGTGCATAATTTTATTTCCTTGAAAGTAATTACATTAGGTTTtccctatttttgaaaataagtacCTTTGGATTAGAGAGTTTGCAAACACTACAACAATCTCAGAGCCTTATATAAAGCTAAAACTCAAGAATATTAGAAAAGTGGAGTTAAATTCATAATTCATATGTTCAGGTTTCCAACTTTTAGATGCACCC includes these proteins:
- the LOC122003986 gene encoding mediator of RNA polymerase II transcription subunit 20a-like isoform X2, which codes for MPVKWLMNWLPKYGSEITNPLLAEVILCLEGFGSITKVGNWLHRITIYRAIDRKGAYVSDASASSRNLGHKFLGIAFHDHPSVYFFVIPLPRHLTVLEADANIQILMSQLGSFKHSSVRYFQGFQYRLGDFQLKVGKCFRSAPENFRGIVLEIEYLPLSSMEVCRPIMKEFFGILQEEFSKMSVPGHLINIEAHFERFGLQDYYTAQHTALQYSACLFQLGVALRGGKKHDLIISDCLLRRS